A stretch of Wenzhouxiangella sp. XN24 DNA encodes these proteins:
- the aspS gene encoding aspartate--tRNA ligase translates to MRSHYCGEVNESLIGREATVVGWVHRRRDHGGVIFIDLRDREGLLQVVFNPDDAATFALAESARSEFVLQVRGEIRARPEGTVNPSLASGQVELVARRLTVLNRSETPPFHHDEPAGEDLRLRYRYLDLRRPEMLDNLRLRHRVTRALRAFLDAHGFVDVETPILTKATPEGARDYLVPARNFAGKFYALPQSPQLFKQLLMMSGLDRYYQIARCFRDEDLRADRQPEFTQLDVETSFMDEAGITDLMESMVRELFRDVLDVALPESFPRMAWAEAMERFGTDRPDLRNPLELVEVADLVANVEFKVFAGPAVDPKGRVAALRVPGGGSLTRKEIDEYTAFVGRYGARGLAYIKVNDAAAGRDGLQSPILKFLPDEAISGIMSRTGAETGDLVFFGADKAKVVNDALGALRDKLGMDLGLLAAGWRPLWVVDFPMFEWDEGEKRWFALHHPFTAPAVDDYAALAADPGNALSRAYDMVLNGSEIGGGSIRIHDRAMQQAVFQLLGIEEEEARAKFGFLLDALKYGCPPHGGIAFGIDRMVMLMAGASSIREVIAFPKTQTASCPLTDAPSEVPDKQLRELSIRVRKPAAE, encoded by the coding sequence ATGCGTAGCCACTACTGCGGCGAAGTCAACGAGTCGCTGATCGGCCGGGAAGCCACCGTGGTGGGCTGGGTCCACCGGCGGCGCGACCATGGCGGCGTGATTTTCATCGACCTGCGGGACCGCGAGGGGCTGTTGCAGGTCGTGTTCAACCCGGACGACGCGGCGACCTTCGCCCTCGCGGAGAGCGCCCGCTCGGAGTTCGTCCTGCAGGTCCGCGGCGAGATCCGCGCGCGGCCGGAGGGCACGGTGAACCCGTCGCTGGCTTCCGGCCAGGTGGAGCTGGTGGCGCGTCGGCTGACCGTGCTCAACCGCAGCGAGACGCCGCCGTTTCACCACGACGAACCCGCCGGCGAGGACCTGCGCCTGCGCTATCGCTACCTGGACCTGCGCCGCCCGGAGATGCTCGACAATCTCCGCCTCCGGCACCGGGTCACGCGGGCATTGCGCGCCTTCCTCGATGCGCACGGTTTCGTCGATGTCGAGACGCCCATCCTGACCAAGGCCACGCCGGAGGGCGCGCGCGACTACCTCGTCCCGGCGCGCAACTTCGCCGGCAAGTTCTACGCCTTGCCGCAGTCGCCGCAGCTGTTCAAGCAGCTGCTGATGATGTCGGGCCTCGATCGCTACTACCAGATCGCGCGCTGCTTCCGCGACGAGGACCTGCGCGCCGATCGCCAGCCGGAATTCACCCAGCTCGACGTCGAGACCTCGTTCATGGACGAGGCGGGCATCACCGACCTGATGGAATCGATGGTGCGGGAGTTGTTCCGCGACGTGCTGGACGTGGCGCTGCCGGAGTCTTTTCCGCGCATGGCGTGGGCGGAGGCCATGGAGCGTTTCGGCACCGACCGGCCGGACCTGCGCAACCCGCTGGAGCTGGTGGAAGTCGCCGACCTGGTTGCGAACGTGGAGTTCAAGGTCTTCGCCGGGCCGGCGGTTGATCCGAAGGGACGCGTGGCGGCGCTGCGCGTGCCGGGCGGCGGCAGCCTGACGCGCAAGGAGATCGACGAGTACACCGCTTTCGTCGGCCGCTACGGTGCGCGCGGCCTCGCCTACATCAAGGTCAACGACGCCGCGGCGGGGCGCGACGGCCTGCAGTCGCCGATCCTGAAGTTCCTGCCCGACGAGGCCATCTCCGGGATCATGTCCCGCACCGGCGCCGAGACCGGTGACCTGGTGTTCTTCGGCGCCGACAAGGCGAAGGTGGTGAACGATGCGCTCGGCGCGCTGCGCGACAAGCTCGGCATGGACCTCGGCCTGCTCGCGGCCGGCTGGCGGCCGCTGTGGGTGGTCGATTTCCCCATGTTCGAGTGGGACGAGGGCGAGAAGCGCTGGTTCGCCCTGCACCATCCCTTCACCGCGCCCGCGGTGGACGATTACGCGGCGCTGGCGGCGGACCCGGGCAACGCCCTGTCGCGCGCCTACGACATGGTCCTCAACGGCTCCGAGATCGGCGGGGGTTCCATCCGTATCCATGACCGCGCCATGCAGCAGGCCGTGTTCCAGCTCCTCGGCATCGAGGAAGAAGAGGCGCGTGCCAAGTTCGGCTTCCTGCTGGACGCCTTGAAGTACGGCTGCCCGCCGCACGGCGGCATCGCCTTCGGCATCGACCGCATGGTGATGCTGATGGCCGGCGCATCCAGCATCCGCGAAGTCATCGCCTTCCCGAAGACCCAGACGGCGAGCTGTCCGCTGACCGATGCGCCGAGCGAAGTGCCGGACAAGCAGCTGCGCGAGCTGTCCATCCGGGTGCGCAAGCCGGCGGCCGAGTAG
- the nudB gene encoding dihydroneopterin triphosphate diphosphatase — MAENGSQPSGTAHKRPESVLVVVYTADLEVLLLERHVPAGWWQSVTGSLEVDEQPWEAAVRELREETGLSAHGLLDLGVNERFTIAPAWRERFAPGVTENLEHAFALRLPERVEIALDSTEHVRYEWLPLQAAMERATSPTNRAAIELIGRFAASC, encoded by the coding sequence ATGGCGGAAAACGGATCCCAGCCTTCCGGCACGGCGCACAAGCGGCCCGAGTCCGTGCTGGTGGTGGTCTACACCGCGGACCTCGAAGTGCTGCTGCTGGAACGGCATGTCCCGGCCGGCTGGTGGCAGTCCGTGACCGGCAGCCTCGAGGTAGATGAACAACCCTGGGAAGCCGCGGTGCGCGAGCTGCGCGAGGAAACCGGCTTGAGCGCGCACGGCCTGCTGGACCTCGGGGTCAACGAGCGCTTCACGATCGCGCCGGCCTGGCGCGAGCGGTTCGCGCCGGGCGTCACCGAGAACCTGGAGCATGCCTTCGCCCTGCGGTTACCGGAGCGCGTCGAGATCGCGCTCGATTCCACCGAGCATGTGCGTTACGAGTGGCTGCCGCTGCAGGCGGCCATGGAGCGCGCCACGTCGCCGACCAACCGCGCCGCGATCGAGCTCATCGGCCGCTTCGCCGCCAGCTGCTGA
- a CDS encoding hemolysin family protein, translating to MTLLIVFFCLAIIVSFACSMWESVLLSITPSYVTRANADGTATGRLLMEFKQDIDRPLSAILTLNTIAHTVGAIGVGAQASRIWSSEGFDVFGIVIGFEAIVAAVTTLAILVLSEIIPKTIGANNWERLAPMTVASLKVLIFVLWPLVWMSQVITRHLKKDKSLPVFSHAEFLAMTEMGRAEGQLDEREAAVINNLLSLNRLRVHDVMTPRPVVVAGDQADTVAEFLAEHPDLPHSRIPVFEEEIDKVTGIVFKDDLLAAMGTGEGHRTLAELEREALFVPESLSLATVLPQLLERRQQLAIVVDEYGVTAGVLTVEDLLETLLGIEILDEKDAVADLRRVARERWEARQKQLKRGS from the coding sequence ATGACCCTGCTGATCGTGTTTTTCTGCCTGGCCATCATCGTCTCTTTCGCCTGCTCGATGTGGGAATCGGTGCTGCTCTCCATCACGCCGAGCTACGTGACGCGGGCCAATGCTGACGGCACCGCCACGGGGCGCCTGCTGATGGAGTTCAAGCAGGACATCGACCGGCCCCTGTCGGCCATCCTCACGCTCAACACCATCGCGCATACGGTCGGCGCCATCGGCGTCGGGGCCCAGGCCAGCCGGATCTGGAGCAGCGAAGGGTTCGACGTCTTCGGCATCGTGATCGGCTTCGAGGCCATCGTCGCCGCCGTGACGACGCTGGCCATCCTGGTGCTCTCGGAGATCATTCCGAAAACCATCGGGGCGAACAACTGGGAGCGCCTCGCGCCGATGACGGTCGCGAGTCTCAAGGTCCTGATCTTCGTGCTCTGGCCGCTGGTGTGGATGAGCCAGGTGATCACGCGCCACCTGAAGAAAGACAAGTCGCTGCCGGTCTTCAGCCATGCCGAGTTTCTCGCGATGACGGAGATGGGCCGGGCCGAGGGCCAGCTGGACGAGCGCGAGGCGGCGGTGATCAACAACCTGCTGAGCCTCAACCGGCTGCGGGTGCACGACGTGATGACCCCCCGTCCGGTAGTGGTGGCCGGCGACCAGGCCGACACGGTGGCGGAATTCCTGGCCGAGCATCCTGATTTGCCGCATTCGCGTATCCCGGTTTTCGAGGAGGAGATCGACAAGGTCACCGGCATCGTGTTCAAGGACGACCTGCTCGCCGCCATGGGCACCGGCGAGGGGCATCGCACGCTCGCGGAGCTCGAGCGGGAAGCTTTGTTCGTGCCTGAGAGCCTGTCGCTGGCGACCGTGTTGCCGCAACTGCTCGAGCGGCGTCAGCAGCTGGCCATCGTCGTGGACGAGTACGGTGTCACGGCCGGGGTCCTCACGGTGGAAGACCTGCTCGAGACCCTGCTGGGAATCGAGATCCTGGACGAGAAGGATGCGGTGGCCGATCTGCGGCGCGTTGCGCGGGAACGCTGGGAGGCGCGCCAAAAACAGCTCAAGCGCGGTTCCTGA